GAGGGCGGCATCTATACGCTTGGCCGCGACAACGGCCCTGCTAGCGAGGCGCCAGCGCACACGGTCCAACTGCAAGGCTTTCGGATCGACCGCACCGAGGTCACCAACGCGGCCTTTGCCGAGTATCTGAACGCGCTGGCCATTCCGGTCGCCGCACAGTTCGAAGGCGGCAACGCGACCCGCGATCACCTCTCAGACGAGAGTGCAGCTCTCTTGATGGAAGAGCAGCGCAGCAGCGGGCTCTACCCGATCATCGCGCTGGACGACCCGCAGGCGCGCATCGGTTACAGCGACGGCGCGTTCCGCCCGACGCCCGGCTATGAGAACCACCCCGTGACAGAGACGACATGGGCCGGAGCACGCGCCTATTGCGCCTGGCGCGGCACGCGCCTGCCCAGCGAGGCCGAGTGGGAGGCCGCCGCAAGGGGCGCAGACGCCAGCCTTTATCCGTGGGGGAATACCGCACCGGATCAGAGCCGCGTTTTCGTGTCGGGGCAGACCGGCGTGACCGCCGAGGTGGGGAGCCGTCCGGCCGGTGCGACGCCGAGCGGCGTGCTTGACATGAGTGGATCGCTTGCGGAATGGACGTCCAGCCTGAAGCGGCCCTACCCCTACGATCCCGCGGATGGCCGCGAAGCCCCTGATCGCGCCGGCGAGCGGGTTACGCGGGGCGGTGACTACATCTACGATGCGGGATCTGCGACGCTGACCGCGACGCATCGCGACGGGTTTTCCAACGCTCCGGGACGCGGCCACCGTCACATCGGTTTCCGTTGCGTGGCCAACGCCATGGCGGGCTGACCTCGGGTTTTGGGCCGTAAATCGGACGATCAAGCTCGCTGGTCCCGCCATTAACGCCCATGTGACGCTGACGCGTCTGCCGCCACGGGTTTCGGGACCGGCGATCCCGCCCTTGGATGTTCTCCGGATTTGCGGCAGGATCGAATGTGCCATCGAGAGGGCACCGGACGCCCGACGATCCCGTTGTGGACCGGTGCCTCTGGGCCGCAAAAGGAGATCTCGACATGACCGATGACGCCAAGAAACCCACCACGACCGATGCAGGTCAACCCGTGGCGAGTGACGAACATTCCCTTACGGTCGGCCGGGACGGACCTAT
This window of the Roseovarius sp. SCSIO 43702 genome carries:
- a CDS encoding SUMF1/EgtB/PvdO family nonheme iron enzyme, producing the protein MIPVEGGIYTLGRDNGPASEAPAHTVQLQGFRIDRTEVTNAAFAEYLNALAIPVAAQFEGGNATRDHLSDESAALLMEEQRSSGLYPIIALDDPQARIGYSDGAFRPTPGYENHPVTETTWAGARAYCAWRGTRLPSEAEWEAAARGADASLYPWGNTAPDQSRVFVSGQTGVTAEVGSRPAGATPSGVLDMSGSLAEWTSSLKRPYPYDPADGREAPDRAGERVTRGGDYIYDAGSATLTATHRDGFSNAPGRGHRHIGFRCVANAMAG